ccaggaatagattaccttagtagAATTAGGAACAACCTTTCGGAAATTTAAGTCCTCTATACTCTTTAACTTCGAACTATATTGAGTTcagcgtcacggatgagtcttttgtatacgaaatGCGTGTCTGACGTACAAAATAAAAATACggatacatgtatttttatgagtttttttttttaattttccgcCCAACCTTGTCAACAAGACGTGTCCAAATTTTTTTTCATGATGTGTAACATTCATTATGCGCACCACCATTTCATCTCAATTAAGGAATAAAGTTCAATTGGCGAACTCCAAcatgaaatatagaaaaaaaaaaacaaacaagccAAAAACAATTACTTATATCTCTAACACATAGATATGTCTCACATTTTTGTTATATTGATAGtaaaatacaaatgttgaaattaaagtGACAATACTTCAACATAGAGTtatgcaaaaaaatataaacgtCAAAAACTATGACATAAGGTACAGAGCCAAGCTATCTCCGTTAAAATGGAATGAGACAATgcaaatacaactgcatacctaATTCAACTGACCTATTCATAAACTAATagatgtaaactaagcaaaaatttCTATAGAACATGACTGAGGATGGATAAAATATTCTCGAAAAATGAGATGTGCAATGCTTTTACAACTGCATGCCTAATACCATTAACCTACCAATAggggttccccataaactgaccttatAACAAAATAATGCATTGTTAAAGACGCCGCCGCCgaaaacaattcaattcaattcaatatttttaaacagcatacctatgtctcgctcaGTTGAGACAAAATTTCGCTCAGCAGAAGGATAAAGGATTTGTATAGAAGGTTCATAATATATCGCCACTATCAGTTTcctattaattttcatttttgaataataatttaaataacactacaactaattgaaaaataattttattgcacctttatatatatatatatatatatatatatatatatttatttacaattatcattaaaatttaGCACTATCGTCTCTAAGTTTGTTGATATATACAGCAAAGATTAATAAATACTGTCCGAATATGATATATACAGACATTTGTTGAAATATGAATGATCTTATATTCAATCAACATCAACACCAAAAATTCAAATGTTCTATATGACCGCgtcatattatatatttctgcCACTTTGTCCACCTTGATTTCCTCAGAAATTCTTTAAAAAACCATTCGACTTCAATCGCTATTCCAAAAAACGTTCCTACAGTCCATTCTGTGTATTACAGGCATGCGTTTCTACTTGTATAATTGTTCATTAAATTGCTCCGAGTTCCCCAAAACAATCATTTGTGTCCAACCTGCAGACGACAATACAAAATTGTCCAGTACCGTAATAAAAATTGGTTTCATTGCACATGAAGATGTTCTTCTTTCAaagaactttaaaattttaagtcACACATTGTAAAACGTGGGATACGTTTTTTCTACCATTCAGAAAACCCTTTCTGTATCTGACACGAAGAATAAAATGCTGGGTTCGTGCTAGGGTTGAATGCTGACGACGTACAATATGTAGATGGTACATTAAATGATCGTCCCACGGACGCTGACGGTGCGACGGGAAATAATGAATCACTCACAAACGACTGCATGGCTGCCGGGAAAGGTTTTCTTGACATTCCGAATGTAGATGCAGGAGACGGGAAAATCTGGTATGGGTTGTGCGGGTTTGAATGCATTGGAGATCCTTTCATTGAGTACGGTTGGAATCCAATTTGTGAAGATGTCATAGGTACATATCCCAAATTGTACCGGATGTCGTTTTCGTTGGGAGATCCGTTGACAGATTTAACTGTACTTTTTCTTGCTCTTCGTCTTGCTTGTCGGCGCCTAAAATCTCCTTTCGAAAAATCATCGATACATGCTGGATGAATGGACCAATAATTGCCTTTGCCGTTATCAGACCTTCCATTCTTTATAAAGCACTCGTTGAGGGAAAGATTATGTCGTATGCTGTTCCTCCATGCTTTTTCCTTGTTATTGTAGAACGGGAAGTTTTCCATGATGTATTGGTAGATATCATTCAGTAAGATTTTCTTGTCCAGTTTACTGAGTATTGCCATGGATATCATAGCGATGTAGGAGTGTGGTGGCTTCTCATTTGGGTCACTGGAACATAAGCCATTCTTGATCGATCTATCTAATGATAGCAAAacctgtaaaacaaataataaatatttaatttatagaaaatgaaacaaaacatacgCATCATAAAATAACGAAATAACTATTATTATTAGTAGAagtacatgtattagtattattattattatttttattattattgtttttattattattattactattattattattattactattattattattattattattattattattattattattattattattattattattataccaaagaaaataaacttatgtattgaaattataattttcaattgtgtttttgtttatatgtcaTATTCGTGTTTGTTGCTAATATAATTTACAGTACTATAACTGTTTGTTGGAATCGTGGAAATGTAATCACGAGTCTTTATTATTTACTGCGGAAATGTTATGTTGTGTTGTTTGCTTGTACTTGTGATACTTGTGAATGTTATAAATGAAACAACATCATAATAACACGGAAATTGATCaacaacaaaatagaaaaaataaaataaatcagcaacaaataagttgtttttaaaattattaaaaaagaaaagaaaaaatcagATGCTGTCTGTGTGTATTATGGTGTATTGTTATACGCGATTGGTTAGCAGGCTAAACTTAGATGCTGTTTGTGTGTATTACGGTGTATTGTTATACGCGATTGGTTAGCAGGCTAAACTTAGATGCTGTCTGTGTGTATTATGGTGTATTGTTATAAGCGATTAGTTCGATGGCTAAACTTAGATGTTGCGAGTGGGGGAATCGATCAAAATGTAAGAAGGATAGcattatattttgatgaaaagaAGCGATTcccggttttttttataaataaagtgcaGAACGCATGGCGGTCAGAATTGTTTACTTATTGTTTTATCTCATCCTAACTGTCTTTATAGAAAGAGTTATAGGAACCAGTTTCAAAGACCTAAAGTATTGCATCAATTGCGATTAATTTGAAGTTTAAACGGTTCTATAATTACTCC
The window above is part of the Mytilus galloprovincialis chromosome 4, xbMytGall1.hap1.1, whole genome shotgun sequence genome. Proteins encoded here:
- the LOC143071647 gene encoding uncharacterized protein LOC143071647, whose amino-acid sequence is MINSQFSIDYLTRVDSETVQRDSLSSEGDRVETPSPCTSESESSCSDSAESIAQVLLSLDRSIKNGLCSSDPNEKPPHSYIAMISMAILSKLDKKILLNDIYQYIMENFPFYNNKEKAWRNSIRHNLSLNECFIKNGRSDNGKGNYWSIHPACIDDFSKGDFRRRQARRRARKSTVKSVNGSPNENDIRYNLGYVPMTSSQIGFQPYSMKGSPMHSNPHNPYQIFPSPASTFGMSRKPFPAAMQSFVSDSLFPVAPSASVGRSFNVPSTYCTSSAFNPSTNPAFYSSCQIQKGFSEW